One region of Rhodocaloribacter litoris genomic DNA includes:
- a CDS encoding glycosyltransferase family 4 protein has protein sequence MHLPGHTPPRVVHLTTVHPLRDPRIFDREARTLKEAGFDVRVVAPHTRPEVVEGMPVTALPVARGRNRRLGVLGRAFRAARALQADLYHFHDPELIPIARALKQATGARIVYDMHEDYGGRGGLEGRTLRALERWCFHWVDHVVLASDSLLPVVADAQVPHTLILNYFRPPATRPPLPKPPPKKSFELLYAGTQGRARGLDVLLDIAKITRDEGTSWRLTLAGVCRVSRDRAAAEARIRSERLAGIIRLAGWESYLPWNEMEPYYHEAHAGLALLQPEPNYVETLPTKFYEYLYYGLPILCSDFPRWRAFIEAHGCGAVVDPRDAAAAVRILRTWFDEPETYARLSAAAAEAARHYLWDRMAGRLVALYERLLNTPTR, from the coding sequence ATGCATCTCCCCGGGCATACTCCTCCACGCGTCGTCCACCTGACGACGGTACACCCGCTTCGGGATCCTCGCATCTTCGACCGGGAGGCCCGCACCCTGAAAGAGGCGGGCTTCGACGTGCGCGTGGTGGCCCCGCACACGCGGCCGGAGGTGGTCGAGGGCATGCCGGTGACGGCGTTACCCGTGGCCCGCGGCCGGAACCGGCGGCTGGGCGTGCTCGGCCGTGCCTTTCGCGCAGCCCGGGCCCTCCAGGCCGATCTCTATCATTTCCATGACCCGGAACTGATCCCCATCGCCCGTGCCCTCAAGCAAGCCACCGGTGCCCGCATCGTCTACGACATGCACGAAGACTATGGCGGGCGCGGCGGGCTCGAGGGACGGACCCTCCGGGCACTCGAACGCTGGTGTTTTCACTGGGTCGATCACGTGGTGCTTGCTTCCGACAGCCTGCTGCCGGTCGTGGCAGACGCACAGGTCCCGCACACCCTCATCCTCAACTACTTCCGCCCGCCCGCAACACGGCCGCCGCTTCCGAAGCCGCCCCCGAAAAAGTCCTTCGAGTTGCTTTACGCGGGCACGCAGGGCCGGGCGCGGGGCCTCGACGTCCTGCTCGACATAGCGAAAATCACCCGAGACGAAGGCACGTCCTGGCGCCTCACGCTCGCGGGCGTCTGCCGCGTCTCGAGGGACCGCGCCGCCGCCGAAGCACGCATCCGTTCGGAACGACTGGCCGGGATCATACGCCTTGCCGGATGGGAAAGCTATCTGCCGTGGAACGAGATGGAACCGTATTATCACGAAGCCCACGCCGGCCTGGCACTCCTGCAACCGGAGCCGAACTACGTCGAAACGCTCCCGACGAAGTTCTACGAATACCTCTATTACGGCCTGCCCATCCTGTGCTCCGATTTCCCCCGGTGGCGGGCGTTCATCGAGGCCCATGGCTGCGGGGCGGTCGTCGATCCGCGCGACGCGGCCGCCGCCGTGCGGATCCTCCGCACCTGGTTCGACGAGCCGGAAACGTATGCCCGCCTCTCGGCGGCCGCCGCCGAAGCGGCCCGGCACTACCTGTGGGACCGGATGGCCGGGCGCCTCGTCGCCCTGTATGAACGGCTCCTGAACACCCCGACCCGGTGA
- a CDS encoding sulfotransferase domain-containing protein — translation MTLPNFVIAGAAKCGTTSLYHYLKQHPDIYMSPVKEPHFFTFEEGVPDFHGPGDEWLARTAVTDPNAYRALFEAASHEQARGEASPLYLYDEHTAAHIQRYVPEMKIIVLLRNPVDRAYSHFWFMVAGRREPLHDFAAALAEEENRRQAGWEWFWRYTDLGFYHKQLRRYYEVFPAHQIRVYRYEELASRPRALLRSVFEFLEVDPAFVPASLPRYNVSGLPRHVLLHRLVTGDHMLRRTFRRLLPLNLKRQFLIRFKSYNLRKPPMDPDLRVRLVRLYREDILRLQDLLRQDFSDWLRV, via the coding sequence ATGACCTTACCCAACTTTGTCATCGCCGGTGCAGCCAAGTGCGGCACCACGTCGCTCTATCACTACCTGAAGCAGCACCCGGATATCTACATGAGCCCGGTCAAAGAGCCGCATTTTTTTACGTTTGAAGAGGGTGTTCCTGATTTTCATGGTCCCGGGGACGAGTGGCTTGCCCGCACGGCGGTGACGGATCCGAATGCCTACCGGGCGTTATTCGAGGCGGCCTCGCACGAGCAGGCGCGCGGTGAGGCGTCGCCGCTCTATCTCTACGACGAGCATACGGCGGCGCATATCCAGCGTTATGTGCCTGAAATGAAGATCATCGTGCTCCTGCGCAACCCGGTCGACCGCGCCTATTCGCATTTCTGGTTCATGGTAGCCGGGCGACGTGAACCCCTGCACGACTTTGCCGCCGCGCTTGCGGAGGAGGAAAACCGGCGGCAGGCCGGCTGGGAATGGTTCTGGCGATATACCGATCTGGGTTTCTACCATAAACAGCTCCGGCGCTATTACGAGGTTTTCCCGGCCCATCAGATCCGGGTCTATCGGTATGAGGAACTGGCCTCACGCCCACGCGCCCTGTTGCGCTCCGTTTTTGAGTTTCTGGAGGTGGATCCGGCGTTCGTGCCGGCGTCGTTGCCCCGGTACAACGTCTCCGGACTTCCACGGCATGTGCTGTTGCATCGCCTGGTGACGGGCGACCATATGCTCCGGCGCACCTTCCGCCGGTTATTGCCGCTGAACCTGAAACGCCAGTTTCTCATCCGGTTCAAGAGCTACAATCTTCGCAAGCCGCCGATGGATCCGGATTTACGGGTCCGGCTGGTGCGTCTGTATCGCGAAGATATTTTACGGCTGCAAGATCTTCTGCGGCAGGACTTCTCCGACTGGCTGCGTGTTTGA
- a CDS encoding DegT/DnrJ/EryC1/StrS family aminotransferase, whose amino-acid sequence MHHDPAPPFLPYSRPLVTEEDIAAVTAALRDPILSQGNRLASFEAAFATAVGARHAVGFSSGTAALHGLCFAAGIGPGDEVIVPALTFAGTANAVRYLGGIPVFADIDPQTLCLDPEAARAAVTPRTRALLTVDFAGHPSDYDRLRAVADEAGCLLLADAAHAPGAAYRGRPVGSALADLTAFSFNPVKNMTAAEGGMVTTDDARHAARLRLFRTHGMTRDPAALEYPAPGPWYYEQQVLGFNYKLSELHAALGLSQLHHLPAYNAHRRHLARYYTQALAGLPLHLPAEPPEGTHAWHLYVVRVTAPPPRHRDALFAHLRTAGFGVQVHYIPVPMHPYYRRLGCSIAHCPETARYYTQALSLPLHPAMTEHDAERVVNAVHAFFETDR is encoded by the coding sequence ATGCACCACGATCCTGCCCCGCCTTTTCTGCCCTACAGCCGCCCGCTGGTGACGGAGGAGGATATCGCGGCCGTGACGGCGGCACTGCGCGATCCGATCCTCTCGCAGGGAAACCGGCTGGCTTCGTTCGAAGCAGCGTTCGCGACAGCCGTGGGAGCCCGGCACGCTGTCGGGTTCTCGAGCGGGACGGCGGCCCTGCACGGCCTCTGCTTTGCCGCTGGCATCGGGCCGGGGGACGAGGTGATCGTGCCGGCCCTGACGTTCGCCGGCACCGCCAATGCCGTGCGCTACCTGGGTGGCATCCCCGTCTTCGCCGACATCGACCCGCAGACGCTCTGCCTCGACCCGGAAGCGGCCCGGGCAGCGGTTACCCCCCGCACCCGTGCCCTCCTCACCGTCGACTTCGCCGGGCATCCGAGCGACTATGACCGGCTCCGGGCCGTCGCCGACGAGGCTGGTTGCCTCCTGCTGGCCGACGCCGCCCACGCACCGGGTGCCGCCTACCGGGGGCGCCCCGTCGGCTCGGCACTGGCCGACCTGACGGCCTTCAGCTTCAACCCGGTCAAAAACATGACGGCTGCCGAGGGAGGCATGGTGACAACCGACGATGCGCGGCACGCGGCGCGGCTCCGGCTGTTCCGGACCCACGGCATGACCCGCGACCCGGCCGCGCTCGAGTATCCGGCTCCGGGCCCCTGGTACTACGAGCAACAGGTCCTGGGCTTCAACTACAAGCTGAGTGAGCTGCACGCCGCCCTCGGCCTGAGCCAGCTGCACCACCTGCCCGCCTACAACGCGCACCGGCGGCACCTGGCCCGCTACTACACGCAGGCCCTCGCCGGGCTGCCGCTGCACCTGCCCGCCGAACCACCGGAGGGCACGCACGCCTGGCACCTCTACGTGGTACGCGTGACCGCGCCCCCGCCGCGACACCGGGACGCCCTCTTCGCCCACCTCCGCACCGCCGGCTTCGGCGTCCAGGTGCACTACATCCCCGTGCCCATGCACCCCTATTACCGGCGCCTGGGCTGTTCGATAGCACACTGCCCGGAAACGGCCCGCTACTACACGCAGGCCCTCAGCCTGCCCCTGCACCCGGCCATGACGGAGCACGACGCCGAACGGGTCGTGAACGCCGTCCACGCCTTCTTTGAAACGGACCGTTGA
- a CDS encoding glycosyltransferase, with product MHPFTHFILTAFNVRMGVADHLVDDPTWLRHRFDLFERFCLSSVRSQTERRFTWLVFFDTRLPASFREKVKAYARWDSFVPLFVEALSPERMCAFVRERIPSEATYVLTTRLDSDDALARDFVENVHQRFRPHTGAFLNFTCGYVFGRDKLYAARRTSNPFITMMEPVENMRTVWCRPHRRLAEVGPVWEVTTAPMWLQVVHGQNLYNRIVNCLRVPRRALGERFAVTLPPGDAESMVVVRAERLWNRLAMAARRAGRAVLRRHASHG from the coding sequence ATGCATCCCTTCACTCACTTCATCCTGACGGCCTTCAACGTCCGCATGGGCGTGGCCGACCACTTGGTCGACGACCCGACCTGGCTCCGGCACCGGTTCGACCTCTTCGAGCGGTTCTGCCTGTCCTCGGTGCGTTCCCAGACGGAACGGCGCTTCACCTGGCTCGTCTTCTTTGACACCCGCCTGCCGGCCTCTTTTCGGGAAAAGGTAAAGGCGTATGCCCGGTGGGACTCCTTCGTTCCGCTTTTCGTGGAAGCGCTGTCGCCGGAAAGGATGTGTGCCTTCGTCCGGGAACGGATCCCTTCAGAGGCCACCTACGTCCTCACCACCCGCCTCGACAGCGACGATGCCCTGGCGAGGGACTTCGTCGAAAACGTACATCAGCGTTTTCGTCCCCACACGGGTGCGTTCCTCAACTTCACGTGTGGATATGTGTTCGGCCGGGACAAGCTGTACGCGGCACGGCGCACGTCGAACCCGTTCATCACGATGATGGAACCGGTCGAGAACATGCGGACGGTCTGGTGCCGCCCGCACCGTCGCCTGGCCGAGGTCGGGCCGGTGTGGGAAGTTACCACCGCCCCGATGTGGCTCCAGGTGGTGCACGGGCAGAACCTGTACAACCGCATCGTGAACTGCCTGCGGGTGCCGCGCCGGGCGCTCGGCGAGCGGTTCGCCGTCACCCTGCCGCCCGGCGACGCCGAGTCGATGGTGGTCGTGCGGGCCGAGCGCCTCTGGAACCGGCTCGCGATGGCCGCACGCCGGGCAGGCCGGGCGGTTTTGCGACGACATGCTTCCCACGGCTGA
- a CDS encoding NAD-dependent epimerase/dehydratase family protein: MPTNHAETPRRCLVTGGAGFIGSHLVDALLARGHHVTAVDNLATGTLHNLAGAMAHPRFRFVEADVTDRQLMAPLVAACDDLYHLASYVGVRLATWTPSQTILNNLRAIDTILDLVTHYRPRLLLTSTSEVYGKALDVLPEAPLREDADRVYGATEVHRWSYAGIKAVEEFLTLAKHREEGLHTVIVRLFNVIGPRQVGRHGPVVPRFVAQALSGEPLTVHGDGSQRRCFTDVEDAVAAMLLLMERDDTAGEVFNVGGCAPVTIRELAEMIVRLTGSSSPITFVPYESAYGTHFEDVHLRIPDTTKLEAWTGFTIERDLEAVLRRIIAAHPARSVQTRLPRGREA, encoded by the coding sequence ATGCCGACAAACCACGCCGAGACGCCACGCCGCTGCCTGGTGACCGGTGGCGCCGGCTTCATCGGCTCGCACCTGGTCGATGCGCTGCTGGCGCGGGGTCACCATGTGACGGCGGTGGACAACCTGGCCACGGGCACCCTGCACAACCTCGCCGGTGCGATGGCTCACCCGCGCTTCCGCTTCGTCGAGGCCGACGTGACGGACCGGCAGCTCATGGCGCCGCTCGTGGCCGCCTGCGACGACCTCTACCACCTGGCCTCGTACGTCGGCGTCCGGCTCGCCACGTGGACGCCGAGCCAGACGATCCTGAACAACCTGCGTGCCATCGACACCATCCTCGACCTGGTCACGCACTACCGCCCCCGGCTCCTGCTCACGTCCACCTCCGAGGTCTACGGCAAGGCACTCGACGTGCTGCCGGAGGCCCCCCTCCGCGAAGACGCCGACCGCGTCTATGGCGCCACCGAGGTGCATCGCTGGTCGTATGCCGGCATCAAGGCCGTCGAGGAGTTCCTGACGCTGGCAAAACACCGGGAGGAAGGGCTGCACACGGTCATCGTCCGGCTCTTCAACGTGATCGGACCGCGCCAGGTGGGCCGCCACGGCCCGGTGGTGCCGCGCTTCGTCGCGCAGGCCCTCTCGGGCGAGCCGCTCACCGTCCACGGCGACGGGAGCCAGCGCCGGTGCTTCACCGACGTCGAGGACGCCGTCGCCGCCATGCTGCTGCTCATGGAGCGCGACGACACGGCCGGTGAAGTGTTCAACGTCGGCGGGTGCGCCCCCGTGACCATCCGCGAACTCGCCGAGATGATCGTCCGCCTGACCGGGAGCTCCTCCCCGATCACCTTCGTCCCCTACGAATCGGCCTACGGCACCCACTTCGAAGACGTGCACCTGCGCATCCCGGACACCACCAAGCTCGAAGCCTGGACCGGCTTCACCATCGAACGCGACCTGGAAGCCGTCCTCCGCCGGATCATCGCCGCCCACCCGGCGCGATCCGTCCAGACCCGCCTCCCGCGTGGACGAGAAGCCTGA
- a CDS encoding PIG-L deacetylase family protein, whose protein sequence is MTNDANEVSRVLVIAAHPDDEVLGCGGTLARLADEGHTVHVAILGEGITSRHSRREDADPAAVAALRAHSRAAARALGVPEPQFFDLPDNRFDTVPLLDLVKCIEGLIDAVRPEVVFTQHGGDLNIDHARVYRATLTATRPMVGTPVQRVLAYEIPSSTEYAFGQFAPAFRPTVFVDITATLERKLAAMACYESEARPYPHPRSPEALRAIARRWGSVCGRAAAEAFMLVRAIY, encoded by the coding sequence GTGACCAACGACGCAAACGAAGTGAGCCGCGTTCTCGTGATTGCCGCCCACCCCGATGATGAAGTGCTCGGCTGCGGCGGCACGCTGGCCCGGCTGGCCGACGAAGGGCATACGGTCCACGTCGCCATCCTCGGCGAAGGGATCACCTCGCGCCACAGCCGCCGCGAAGACGCCGACCCGGCCGCCGTCGCCGCACTCCGTGCGCACAGCCGCGCCGCCGCCCGCGCGCTCGGCGTGCCTGAGCCGCAGTTCTTCGACCTGCCCGACAACCGCTTCGACACCGTCCCCCTCCTCGATCTCGTCAAGTGCATCGAAGGACTCATCGACGCGGTCCGGCCCGAGGTGGTCTTCACCCAGCATGGCGGCGACCTCAACATCGACCACGCCCGCGTCTACCGCGCCACGCTGACGGCCACCCGCCCGATGGTCGGCACGCCGGTGCAGCGTGTGCTCGCCTACGAGATCCCGTCCTCCACCGAGTACGCCTTCGGGCAGTTCGCCCCCGCCTTCCGGCCCACCGTCTTCGTCGACATCACGGCCACACTCGAGCGCAAGCTGGCCGCGATGGCCTGCTACGAGAGCGAGGCGCGGCCGTATCCTCACCCGCGCTCTCCGGAGGCACTACGGGCTATAGCCCGGCGATGGGGCAGCGTCTGTGGGCGGGCGGCAGCAGAAGCGTTTATGCTCGTCCGTGCGATATATTGA
- a CDS encoding class I SAM-dependent methyltransferase: protein MGNAARILYEDEPQGTADVSHRLTSNTAMGTFDFTACLRDCMALTDGLAVLDVGCGPGHHLADFLEHYDLDAHGVDPYLEEAPRHRRLAVRRASAEALPYPDGRFDRVMCNYALYYVDAWPKALDEMLRVLRTGGRFVLSGPGTGNNGPFYALHRRLFGEISEIDRHALGFLERAVEPELERRGLAFTAETHENRITYPTLDAFLAYYTTTTLFRMTARTHAPEAMIAAVRDELAPGYARGEPFVNVKHVRIVSGDV, encoded by the coding sequence ATGGGGAACGCGGCACGCATCCTGTATGAAGACGAACCGCAGGGCACGGCCGACGTATCCCACCGCCTGACCTCGAACACGGCGATGGGTACGTTCGACTTCACGGCCTGCCTCCGCGACTGCATGGCCCTGACCGACGGCCTGGCCGTGCTCGACGTCGGCTGCGGCCCCGGCCACCACCTGGCCGACTTCCTCGAACACTACGACCTCGATGCCCACGGCGTCGATCCCTACCTCGAAGAGGCACCCCGCCACCGTCGCCTCGCCGTACGCCGGGCTTCGGCCGAGGCCCTGCCCTATCCCGACGGCCGCTTCGACCGGGTGATGTGCAACTACGCGCTCTACTACGTAGACGCCTGGCCGAAGGCACTCGACGAGATGCTGCGCGTGCTGCGCACCGGCGGGCGCTTCGTCCTGAGCGGGCCGGGCACGGGCAACAACGGGCCGTTTTACGCGCTCCACCGCCGCCTCTTCGGCGAGATCTCGGAGATCGACCGGCACGCGCTCGGCTTCCTTGAGCGCGCCGTCGAGCCCGAGCTCGAACGCCGGGGTCTCGCCTTCACGGCCGAGACGCATGAGAACCGCATCACCTACCCGACGCTCGATGCCTTCCTCGCCTACTACACCACCACGACGCTCTTCCGCATGACGGCCCGGACGCACGCGCCAGAGGCCATGATTGCCGCCGTCCGCGACGAGCTGGCACCCGGGTATGCGCGCGGCGAGCCGTTCGTCAACGTCAAGCACGTCCGCATCGTCTCGGGCGACGTGTGA
- a CDS encoding glycosyltransferase family 4 protein has protein sequence MYFEPKFYTSFRSMQAMTTPVHLAYFGSGDNYHVQKWLPALARQGLRVTLLTFHPPPAPLDGVAVRYLRPPFHASAKTMSWIDFCGPVRPLRRLLAALGVDVFMPSYATSYGWMGARTGFRPLLLNTWTYDVAGYPFEGWKQWIFRPLVRWVLGRAQLIFTDGAGLADFVRTHYPVPPERVIPAFWGLHLADYVFPDPAEARARWGLPPGVPVVVSARGLRDWYDPERILTAFGHLLAARPGAHVVVLTLGHERTPAVQAHLDALAAHPRARVLDRFLSREEMNAIWAAADVLVSVPPRDGISVGILEGMYAGVIPVVSDIASNRSFLTPETAVFVAPEASLAHVLTGVVDRLPALKARIAPVNRQWVAEHASVEATARMVAEHVVRVARTPAAEPDPAAP, from the coding sequence ATGTATTTTGAACCGAAGTTTTACACGTCCTTCCGGAGCATGCAGGCGATGACGACGCCGGTTCACCTTGCCTATTTCGGCAGCGGCGACAATTACCACGTGCAGAAGTGGTTGCCGGCGCTGGCCCGGCAGGGGCTGCGGGTGACCCTGCTGACGTTCCACCCGCCGCCGGCCCCGCTGGATGGCGTCGCGGTGCGGTATCTTCGCCCGCCCTTTCACGCTTCGGCGAAGACGATGTCGTGGATCGACTTCTGCGGGCCGGTACGGCCGTTGCGGCGGCTGCTAGCGGCCCTGGGCGTAGACGTGTTCATGCCCTCCTATGCCACCAGCTACGGCTGGATGGGCGCCCGCACCGGCTTCCGCCCCCTGCTGCTCAACACGTGGACGTACGACGTGGCCGGTTACCCGTTCGAGGGCTGGAAGCAGTGGATCTTCCGCCCGCTCGTTCGGTGGGTGCTCGGCCGGGCGCAGCTCATCTTCACCGATGGGGCGGGGCTGGCCGACTTTGTCCGCACGCATTATCCGGTGCCGCCGGAGCGGGTGATCCCGGCCTTCTGGGGCCTCCACCTGGCCGACTACGTCTTCCCCGACCCGGCCGAGGCCCGCGCCCGGTGGGGCCTGCCCCCCGGTGTGCCGGTGGTGGTGAGCGCCCGCGGCCTGCGGGACTGGTACGACCCCGAGCGCATCCTCACGGCCTTCGGCCACCTCCTCGCGGCCCGGCCCGGGGCGCACGTCGTCGTCCTCACACTCGGCCACGAGCGCACGCCGGCCGTGCAGGCTCACCTCGATGCCCTCGCCGCGCACCCCCGCGCCCGCGTGCTCGACCGCTTCCTCAGCCGTGAGGAGATGAACGCTATCTGGGCCGCCGCCGACGTGCTCGTCTCGGTACCGCCCCGCGACGGCATCTCCGTCGGCATCCTCGAGGGCATGTATGCGGGCGTGATCCCCGTGGTGAGCGACATCGCCAGCAATCGCTCCTTCCTCACCCCCGAGACCGCCGTCTTCGTCGCCCCTGAAGCCTCGCTGGCCCACGTGCTCACCGGGGTCGTGGATCGCCTGCCCGCGCTGAAGGCCCGCATCGCCCCCGTCAACCGGCAGTGGGTGGCCGAACATGCATCGGTGGAGGCAACCGCCCGCATGGTGGCCGAACATGTCGTCCGGGTGGCACGTACGCCGGCTGCCGAACCTGATCCTGCCGCCCCATGA
- a CDS encoding mannose-1-phosphate guanylyltransferase, whose translation MSTYAIIMAGGIGSRFWPKSRLDHPKQFLRVFGDSTLIQNTVARLQGLIPPERCYVVTHERYVERTKAQLPAVPAENILAEPISRNTAPCIAYAAVRLLARDPDATMVVLPADHVITDVRKFHTVLRTAIETAQEPGALVTIGITPTYPATGYGYIQFEGSLDQLDEQPRALRVRTFAEKPDTETAERFIDSGDFLWNSGIFVWRADAIRDQMATHLPKVFQAFEPVAEAVGTEREREVVAAAFQNSPRISIDYGVMERAGKVYVVPASFGWSDVGDWRAVYELSEKDEHGNALQGNVIVHDASRCLVQSDDRLVVLIGLHDTVVIDTEDAVLVCHRESAQQVKNVVDYLYAHQLTRYI comes from the coding sequence ATGTCCACCTATGCGATCATCATGGCCGGCGGCATCGGCAGCCGGTTCTGGCCCAAGAGCCGCCTCGATCATCCCAAGCAGTTTCTCAGGGTGTTCGGCGACAGCACGCTGATCCAGAACACCGTGGCCCGGCTGCAGGGGCTGATCCCGCCGGAGCGATGCTACGTCGTCACCCACGAGCGGTACGTCGAGCGCACGAAGGCCCAGCTTCCGGCCGTGCCGGCGGAAAACATCCTGGCCGAGCCGATCAGCCGGAACACCGCACCGTGCATCGCCTATGCGGCCGTGCGGCTGCTGGCCCGGGACCCGGACGCCACGATGGTGGTGCTTCCGGCCGATCACGTCATCACCGACGTGCGGAAATTTCACACCGTGCTGCGGACGGCCATCGAGACGGCGCAGGAGCCGGGCGCCCTCGTCACCATCGGCATCACGCCGACCTACCCGGCCACCGGCTATGGCTACATCCAGTTCGAGGGCAGCCTCGACCAGCTCGACGAACAACCCCGGGCGCTGCGCGTTCGTACCTTTGCCGAGAAGCCGGACACCGAGACGGCCGAGCGCTTCATCGACTCGGGCGATTTCCTCTGGAACAGCGGCATCTTTGTCTGGCGTGCCGACGCCATCCGCGATCAGATGGCCACCCACCTGCCGAAGGTGTTTCAGGCCTTTGAGCCCGTGGCCGAAGCCGTCGGGACGGAGCGGGAGCGGGAGGTCGTCGCGGCGGCCTTTCAGAACAGCCCCCGCATCTCCATCGACTACGGGGTGATGGAACGCGCCGGCAAGGTGTACGTCGTGCCCGCCTCTTTCGGCTGGAGCGATGTGGGCGACTGGCGGGCCGTCTATGAACTGAGTGAGAAAGACGAGCACGGCAACGCCCTGCAGGGTAACGTCATCGTGCACGACGCGAGCCGGTGCCTCGTCCAGAGCGACGACCGCCTCGTCGTCCTCATCGGCCTTCACGACACCGTCGTCATCGACACCGAAGATGCCGTTCTCGTCTGTCACCGGGAGAGTGCCCAGCAGGTCAAGAACGTCGTCGATTACCTCTACGCCCACCAGCTCACGCGGTACATCTGA